TGTACATTATTTAAAGAAGGCGATGAAGTGTTTTACGCTGGAAGCATTACGAGACAAGGTACATATAGTGAATACCATTTAGTTGATGAAAGAATCGTTGGTAAAAAACCAAAAACTTTAAGCGATGCTGAATCTGCAGCAATTCCTTTAGCAGCTATTACAGCGTGGGAAGGTTTATTCGAACGTTTAGGCATTGATTACGCTAAGAAAAGTGAAAATACATTTAAAAACATTTTAATTATCGGCGGAGCTGGTGGTGTAGGTTCAATCGCAATTCAGCTTGCGAAATGGGCTGGACTAAATGTCATCGCAACTGCTTCCCGCGGTGAAACGATAGACTGGGTGAAAAAGTTTGGTGCTGATCATACAATTAACCATCACAAACCGTTAAAAGATCAAATAGTAGAACTTGGGCTAAAAGATGTCGATTACATCTTCTGCTTAAACAATACAGATCAACATTGGCAAGCAATCGGTGACCTCATTAAACCACAAGGGAAAATTTGCTCTATCGTAGAAAATGAGCACCCTCTTGAGATGGGGATTTTAAAAAGTAAAAGCGCTACATTCGTTTGGGAGTTTATGTTCACAAAAGCGATGTATGAAACTGGTGAT
This Bacillus mycoides DNA region includes the following protein-coding sequences:
- a CDS encoding zinc-binding alcohol dehydrogenase family protein translates to MKAIGLHEYLPIEEENSLIDIEVERPVATGRDILVKINAISVNPVDTKVRSPKDKKEDIAKILGWDACGVVVQTGEGCTLFKEGDEVFYAGSITRQGTYSEYHLVDERIVGKKPKTLSDAESAAIPLAAITAWEGLFERLGIDYAKKSENTFKNILIIGGAGGVGSIAIQLAKWAGLNVIATASRGETIDWVKKFGADHTINHHKPLKDQIVELGLKDVDYIFCLNNTDQHWQAIGDLIKPQGKICSIVENEHPLEMGILKSKSATFVWEFMFTKAMYETGDMITQHELLNKVSELLDEGILQTTLNDTLTPINAENLKKAHALLESGRTIGKIVLEKF